A single window of Aphidius gifuensis isolate YNYX2018 linkage group LG1, ASM1490517v1, whole genome shotgun sequence DNA harbors:
- the LOC122851549 gene encoding rho GTPase-activating protein gacU, with protein sequence MAATDGQIVVAAARWADESTYLREFITKYRLPAVIKITKGQYGGFGVPTLPAPSLQSTALLVSAGRRRKIVAQAVKIKEGRRVVGVGPRLAIPDSYSGYFEILSEEGRAVRSIESVNELSRRCPDDGALVRDTIRGISCKIEDSGNIITDGTRTILSGETIITAGEITLPNRGRFLRCIDSHGDNILLSMEQRGRFSVLAREDNISGVHTAKALLSKRLPLTVRLVHGQPPRGLKSSSQFLPELRLLSTFEEEHVFALPLQRDGVAIALPLAAPIKLVKSRNDDTLRIMNEFTRLVERASRLVADVADRAHVLDGRLGDNNNNKQNRQTRSAGFLRRSLSSDSNNYHHRHHHHNNTNNNNNNNNHHHNIHRDENRVPPSYTEDYDEIDQIYDYVRGFAPLPKSVRSPYENPTVNNNNNCNNNINNSNNSNNIINQINSSPPLTPITVTITPLIDDRPEPPPIETIPTKKIQAEKRTRRAVKETPMPRVEKPPLAKLYVKNSGTQRGRPLIRQKSSSPLKETPPGFKGGSPLFNIRYKSLTNLQQAMELDGTLDSSHSGGRTSGDSGAGAKLPEKRSRRLSRPRSLTNLVWELRGGSCAVRSETPPPVITAPLPSTKCGPRLAVTVVAPRRIGTLYL encoded by the exons ATGGCAGCTACAGACGGACAAATTGTCGTTGCAGCGGCACGTTGGGCCGATGAATCAACTTATTTACgtgaatttataacaaaatatcGTTTACCAgcagttattaaaataacaaaaggaCAATATGGTGGTTTTGGTGTACCAACATTACCAGCACCTTCATTACAAAGTACAGCATTATTAGTATCAGCTGGACGTAGAAGAAAAATAGTTGCACAAgctgttaaaataaaagaaggtagacgtgttgttggtgttggtcCACGTTTAGCAATACCAGATTCATATAGTggttattttgaaatattaagtGAAGAAGGACGTGCTGTACGTAGTATTGAATCAGTTAATGAATTATCACGTAGATGTCCAGATGATGGTGCATTAGTACGTGATACAATACGTGGTATATCATGTAAAATTGAAGATTCTGGTAATATTATAACAGATGGTACTAGAACAATATTATCTGGTGAAACAATAATAACTGCTGGTGAAATAACATTACCAAATCGTGGTAGATTTTTACGTTGTATTGATAGTCATggtgataatatattattgagtATGGAACAACGTGGACGTTTTAGTGTACTTGCTAGAGAAGATAATATAAGTGGTGTACATACTGCTAAAGCATTATTATCAAAACGTTTACCATTAACAGTACGTTTAGTACATGGACAACCACCACGTGGTCttaaatcatcatcacaattttTACCAGAATTACGTTTACTATCAACATTTGAAGAAGAACATGTATTTGCATTACCATTACAAAGAGATGGTGTTGCTATTGCATTACCACTTGCTGCACCAATTAAACTTGTTAAATCACGTAATGATGATACACTAAGaataatgaatgaatttacaagACTTGTTGAACGTGCATCACGTCTTGTTGCTGATGTTGCTGATAGAGCACATGTACTTGATGGTAGACttggtgataataataataataaacaaaatcgTCAAACAAGAAGTGCTGGATTTTTACGTCGTTCACTTAGTTCAGatagtaataattatcatcatcgtcatcatcatcataataataccaataataataataacaacaataaccaTCATCATAATATTCATAGAGATGAAAATCGTGTACCACCATCATACACTGAGGATTATGATGAAATTGATCAAATATATGATTATGTTAGGGGTTTTGCGCCATTACCAAAAAGCGTTAGATCACCATATGAAAATCCaactgttaataataataataattgtaataataatattaataatagtaataatagtaataatataattaatcaaattaattcaagtcCACCATTAACACCAATAACTGTTACAATAACACCATTAATTGATGATAGACCAGAACCACCACCAATTGAAACaataccaacaaaaaaaattcaagctgAAAAACGTACAAGAAGAGCTGTTAAAGAAACACCAATGCCAAGAGTTGAAAAACCACCATTGGCAAAattatatgttaaaaataGTGGTACACAACGTGGTAGACCACTTATTAGACAAAAAAGTTCATCACCACTTAAAGAAACACCACCTGGTTTTAAAGGTGGTTCaccattatttaatatacgtTATAAAAGTTTAACAAATTTACAACAAGCTATGGAACTTGATGGTACACTTGATTCAAGTCATTCAGGTGGTAGAACTTCTGGTGATTCTGGTGCAGGTGCAAAACTACCAGAAAAaag aTCACGACGTCTTAGCCGACCAAGATCATTGACAAATCTTGTATGGGAATTAAGAGGTGGTAGTTGTGCAGTTAGATCAGAAACTCCACCACCAGTTATAACAGCACCATTACCATCAACCAAGTGTGGACCTCGATTAGCTGTTACTGTTGTTGCACCTCGACGTATTGGCACGCTTTACCTCTAA